The Microplitis mediator isolate UGA2020A chromosome 10, iyMicMedi2.1, whole genome shotgun sequence genomic sequence gtaagttTGAACTATTCGCACACtcctaattattatatttatataaaatataaaatattttaataattttttaaacataataaATTGCAGGATGTATGATAACGGAATGGATGAAGATGGTTTTACAACTATAAATACATTGCCAGAAGAGTCAAATGACCGAAATAAGAAACGTGATTGTAATACAAAGAGTTATCAAGATACCGGTGAAACTCGTCGTGAttcgaaaaatcaaaattacgaCAGCGGAGATAGCGATGATTACGCTGAGAGTGACAACTGATATACGGTATAATgataacagtaaaaaaaagaaaaaaaatggtatcataaaaattgtgCCATTATTTCAGGCCGATTTaatgatataattatttaaaaattattataatcatttatatcTAAGTGCCATGaactattttatttctatccaTAAACCCATACGGTTTATTAAGTTTGTTTTGTAAATAGTAAATCGAgttgtttcaaattttgtcattagttattaattatattacgtttttaatatatatttaagaattAACGAGtacgtttaattaattttatagaagATCGATAATTAGTAATCATTTACGTGCCTCGAGTggtgcaaaaatttttcagtttatattaattaaataatcgaCGCGAATAATATGAACATCatcttataatatatataaatatatatacacatcaTCATACATTAGTACATACTGTCATTTGTACTTGTTAAATACTATAGGATCCATGTAAACAAACtacagataattatttatctgttttattaatcaatacattactactattattcatatatttgtttaattgatAGTTTTGTCATCGTACTGTTGTTtttgatgagaaaaaaaatttaacatttgtttttatttgttttttttacgaatTAGTCATCaccgataaatattttatcggcataattattatcagtaaacaACGCTATTCTAGTCTAATGCGTGCTAGTACACGTAAATTATGGaatcaatatatacatatatatattctttttttttttattattcgttAAAACTGCAATGGCAGCTCAAAAAAGTAAATCTGTGGTTCCAATTTGtcgttgatatttttaatcaacagCCAGTTATATTCTATAGTATAATCGCGTTTTATTATCTTTCCAAAGATGTAATTATAGAGCTAATATGTAAACACGAGGCTTgttatcactttttttttttaattaattaattattattgattactattatataaataaatatatgtaagtcATTGGACTCGTATACTTGCGATCGCGCGCCTAATCGCGAATGTTTAATTGTTGcattttattgtatttcaatattgttattgatatgtactcattaattattattattattataaagtatccatagatttattattgttcAGACATTTTTAGGTGCGACATCggcaagtttttttttcatctttattttatatatcaattattaattttatatataattattattaaaaaattaacttgccGGTAACTTTATATCCcgttgaatatatatttaatattagattaattaaatatttgtactatgtttatttatttatatatattttcttgatgtataaaaaaaataagattgaagataaaaacaataataaattcagtCCATGATTTATTGCAATAAATTATAGCCGCTATTGATTAAAGTAAttctcaaataaaataataataaatcgataactacttttgatgttgataaaaattttaggtgaatatatcaaattatatttatatcaataatatcATAACTACATTTTTGTACgaaatagtattttattaatgatccCTGAACGtttcaataacaaaatatcgcttattaattatattaattaaaaaaagaaaataaaaaaaaaaaaaaaacattagaaaaaaaacaaatccgataaataaattgtatgagGTCTTGATAAAGTACTCATgtaatgtatttaaaattataatttaagctattaattatcattaattattaattaataataattattattatcatcattatatttaaaatgtgcaaaatgataaatgattgcgatttaaaatttaacacgcCAGCacaatttgtttaattataaataaatcgcAAAAAGATAAATCAATGTTTTTGCAacaatacaataaatatacttacaaaaaaaaattaatatatctattaattaatattaatacaaaataatatcttttgagtttaattagataactatttaattaatacaacaacaatttattttatatttatgatactgaagttagccgacgtttaataatttttggatttttttaaatttaaaaaaaaagaaaaattcgaaaaaaatgcacttatgatttttaaaattttctacgtgtgcatatttttatttttttttttttttgccattgatttgttgaaaaaaaaatccgaaaatttttaattgtctgttaatttcaggatcatttatATGCGTATGagttatatttatagatcAAGTGTGAGTGTGTTGTGTGTgtactacatatatattaatgagctttaaattattaatattaataattgtttcAATGTCACGTTCTCCAGATGATTCACAGAATCGCATTGATGCGTAAGTCAAGGTGAACGATCCCGTAGCAAAGTAACGGTTGATTACATTCATTGGAATTCATAGTACGATGTATTAAGTCGAGGCTTATACAAGAAATCTATGCAGAGACACATGTCCAGTCATATATTACCTAGTCAGGCTTATATGCAAGTAGTTTGAGTAAGGGATCATTCGTTTAagttcgttttttttttgtccctCTTGCCCTTACTTTTTAAATCTCCTTAAGCCTCAAGCGTTATCGGGATGGTTGCAGGCGCGGCATCGTCATAAAATCAGAGGAACAATCCCTCCACATTCTCATCAGCTATCCGGTTTTGAAATAAGCGGGCCAGTAGCGTACATGCGACCTGACTTCGTGATTCTCAGTCCATACTATTGACACAATTCAATTCTTACACATCGCAgtcttgttatttatttttattatacatttaaCATTTTCATATTCAATGAATTCAAATTGTATTCATCATACATTCCTTTTcttttcgttttatttttatttttatcctctgctaatttttttcacgtaCAAAAATTCATGTGATCTCGTTTAAGAATTTACTAGAATACATCTAgtccaaataaaaataaattgttgataGCTCTCTTTTTCTGCCCTTCCCATGGTcttatgttattatttttctatattgtTGAAAATTAACGCTGCAATTTCCACGGTTGGACCGTTACAAGTAATAATACAAAGCAATTCATAAAGCAGTGAATTGAGCGTGGGAAATGCGCGTCGGTGATCCTCCTCGTGAAGATTGTTTGGGTCAAGAACCGCGCTTGGCtatcatcaccatcatcaaCAACATTATCGTGAGAGAGTAACAGAGACATTTAGATCAGACCATAAACAAGTATCTCAATGTATAGTAATATAAGGGAAGAAGAGAAAAAGAGAGTCAAACAGCCTTAGTCCAAAACGAAAGTGCCCCTTTCACAGAAAGGCGACGATATCGTCAATATCCTTTGCcacatttatcatttttctttaaataatttataattataaataaatatatttataataattattattattatttattaataataataataataataacaattaataaatatattacaagTTAGGTACTAAGGGTGCTTCAGAATTTCCAGTCAATGAACTTCTGGGCTTACACACGCAACCACTTTCGACAAGAACGTAATCCTGACCCGTGAGTGTCACCGGGCCAAGCGGTATCACCAAGAATAAATATGGGACATAAGTTTGAGTACATTCACCGTGTACTACGTCGCATTCCTTGGATCTATaagcaaatttaaattaatgataagaGTTTCTATCCTCCttttttgaattacaataaagtGGAACGTGAGCAATAAGCGAACACTCACTCGCAAACCTCGAAGACAACTTGCTGCAGTAGGTCGGGAAATTTTTGTACAATGGTAACTGGTTGTCCGCTGGTGAGACTGACCCCGTACATAGGTGCTGTCGTGTTGTAGCGGGTTTTACAAAGCCGACCTGGTGATCCGCATGTTTCTTTTGAACTGAAACTCCGACctgtaaaaataattcccATTGTTCCTCATGTTTACGACTACTTAACTACTAAAATCCCAATGTCTGCTAGTAAATATGATGTATTTAATAAAGTGTATTGCGTAATTTAGTGTCATATTTCATATGGCTGTCAGGTTTGCAAACTCATGGGTAATACAGAAGCCAGCATCAAGTTATACATCCCGTTATGCTGCTGAACGACTGGAGGATTCGAGTTAATAACTGTATTGCTGGTATATAATACTTGTGTTTTGTATTGAATGTAGTGAGCTGATACATACGATCTTTGCAAACATCACTTGGTTATTTGGCAATACCGTTATATACAAGCAGAAGCAGAGTCATCTTAGCTCATCGACTTTACATTACTTTACTTACCGTTCCGCACACTGGACACGGTGTAATCACCGTGAGATAGTTTGTAATTGTGTAAGAGCTTTTGTCTAGTCAGCTCAGGATCTACAACTCGGTTTTGATGATATGCCCTTCCGGTTCGGCTGTTTCCTCCCCACGAAGTCTTCAAACTTTTTTCTATTGCCGctctgtaattttatttactttttattgcCGTATAAAAACTTTGTGTACTAAATAAACACTCAAGTTTTACTATTGACAaccacaattttttaaatggaatttttttttattcaacaccGCACACAATAGAGGAAGAATGAAAGcaagttttttaaagtaaaataaacttacaactatgagataaaatatatgcgggtactactactattattattatcgttatcgttattattataaatttaaaaactctaGTAATCTATAATTGTATATCTTGTGTACTTACGATGGATACGGTACATCATTAGGTCCAATACAATCAGTAGAATCGACCAGTGCATCTCCCCTTACATATTTCAGGTCTAATCCTCCCGCAGTACATTTTTTAGTTGCGTGGGTGTAAGATCCACATACTAGAGCAAATAGGAAAAACCTGAGCACACTCCGCacctgtaaaataaatataaactcgagtatttaaaactttatacatatattttaatccTTCACAAGCTATCATCCGCCCCTTTaactattcatttttattttatattttgttttttttacatcacaTGGCCGTAAGTAAAACGACTAACGGTACGACTAGGCGATTCTCGACTCGAATCAACGGGTCACCTTTCTAACGGGAtactatcaaaaatatattttttaaataaatacacgtattcataaagttataaatcaaacaaaatatacaataataaatcaattaaatgtctTACTAAGATCTTTAAATCATAACGTTGGGTTTATATACATTAGAGAATAACAAAACCACCCACCCTCTTGAATTCCGCGCCGATTATTTTTCCCCCGCATTCTTTGAATTCTTACACTCGAGTTCccaaatttatacttttaaattcaatattttttttacttgcttatatatttattcaacaactaagccaatatattttaataaagatatttattttttattcaaatttaaaaaaaaaaaaaattaaaaataaactcaccgttaaatatgaaaacattgtaataaataatttttattaccggTCTGTTtaattgtcaataaaaattgaatgaaatgataatttaaaaatagtttatttcaagagtaattaaataaaaattgtgccaaaaaaaagttagaggcggtaaaataattaagaagtCACGAAATGCCGTTCATGTCACTACACCGGATATCACCGTGAGGTCGAGTACCTCCGTCCGTGCAGGTGGATGCTCAGAGGTTGACTGTAGGATTGGCCGTGAGTAAAGGAACACCGTGGTTGCTATCTCTCGACGACTGTGCGAGTGAAAACCCCAACGAGAATCAAGGTGGAAAAGGATAGTCATAGTAGGGGAATCAACTCTCTTCAGTTTGGCAGGATATATCACTTCTTGTTTAGTTACATTacctttctttctttcttctCGAGCTATGCATCATCCCGAAGAATTCCTTACACTAAAtcacacattttttaaaaatattttcttctaTTCTTAGACTACCCAACCAGCAGTCAACTTTAAGACGTCATAAAGATGACTTTTAAAAGGACaagacaaactttttttttgtctcagattcaggttttttttatataaataagacaTACAGACGTTGGTCCTAGGAGTCAGGAAATTTGTCTTCTTTTTTCCGTCCCAACAAAGTcatttcaattgaaaaatcgtttagatgacttatttACTTTTGTCATCATTTGTGTCGTCTTTTaagcagatattttttcggtgacatGAATTTTTGATCGTTTTCTCAACATTTTGGTGTCTTATCAATAGGACAAAAAACAGCCTCAAAACTGATGTCCTATAGATGTCACAAAGTCAAGTGTTCTACTTgggaaatgataaaatttattgcatgCGCCATTCTTCCCACAATCAGAGGCAAACATTTAAACtttcaagtcgaaatttggtgaaaaattttttacacaccGGAGGAGGTAGGACGTCCCAATCCGCGAGTTCGCTTTCGGCTCGGGTAGGCAATTATACACGTGGGTTGGCATGTCCTACTGTCCTCCTTAGGTGTGTAATAcactatttattaattattatttatatatgtctcATAATTAAGATTATAggtatttattgataaatattaatgagaaaaatatttattttagtgatGAGAAGAAAACTGAAAAACGTACGATACTCAAAGGAGTGCATTCTAATCGTAGATTTGAGATGTTGATGCAACTGCGTAAAATGAATCAATTAAATcgtatcagaaaaaaatttaaatttttactatagactaattaatcaattaattggtcagttaattaattaataatatcatttCCATTGTACAGATAAAtggatgaataatttaatatcaataggCATacgtgaattaaaaatttatctttccGTCTCAGAGTTTGGGTCTCGTACTATTATTTGTTTCGTTACATTATAAGTTAAATCCTTTATTAGtaacttttatttagtttattattattatcaaagcttaatttttattgcgcGCATTATTCATCTTTTAACTAACAAAATGGTTTAaccattgaaattatttaggaactataaatttatacttggCCACTGCACagtataatagtatatattaagtaagaattatatttttctatttgaaATGTTAATCATTTTGTCAACATCTCGTGCCTTAATGATAGATCAAAAAACAGCCTCAAATCTATCTCATAAATGTCACAAAGCCAAGTGTACTACTTAGGTAACAAAAGGTAAgcgtaaaatttataacacatgcgtgtgaatgtaactgacaattggcagtttataaatttttgaatgaataaataaaatgtaagtagaataaaaattttaaaatgcgtatttagataATTGAAAGATCAgaacgcgcattttttaaaattttagtattttaaatttataaattgcctcatgtctgctacagtTACAATCATTAAaacacataattttttttgttttttttttttttattattatttagtgtGATATCGTTACAACTATAAGTCATTCATATTTATAgtcatcgtttttttttttcaacatcaattttttaaataaaattttcttgacgaaaattacaaaaataatcaataacttgTGTCATTTGAATGTTGAagattaattatcaatattattacttAACAAACAAACGAATAATCttatattataattgatagaattacttataacttcatataattGTTGAAGAAGTTGTTGCATCATTACTCCGACGATGcagaatattatttactacaCATAAATTTAACCataagattattttaaattcaaagtatttaaaatataattgtattaattaaagtatttataagtaaaaaaaaaatatttgttataacaatattttatgaaatcaatggtgatataaaacatattcattttttttttcgcggtAAAGGTAAAAGTCATAgatataaagttatattacTACAAGTTTAATCGTCAAACTTGATTGAATTTACAGACATGTCAATTTGTCCGCCACGATAACTACCGCGtttctttttagttttttcatgACGGAATGATTTTCCTCTCGTGTGTTTTAAATCAATGTTAGCTTTTTCTCCCCATGATCCTCTTGCACCTCTCTGTGTGTGGgaaaaaaatagagaaaaaaaatatacatataaaattgattaaaaaaatataacgaaacatatatagataaatgtcattgaatacaaaataacttttgtaTTCTAGTAATAACGAGGAGAATTGCGAGTTTATcgataattacaaaataaacatttagtattaataatttatttatgaattagttatttaatcgtcgaacgttatttttttattttgcgcTGGCGCAGAgtcaaatgatttattattttccccTCCGAAAGAGTTTCTTTGACCACCGCGGAAGTTGCCACCGCCGCGTCTATCACCGTCACCAAATGATTTTCTGAATCCGCCGCCCTCTTTATTATCCCAAGATCTTCTGTTATTATCAAAGCCGCCGCGACCCCCTCGGCCACCACGATCACCCCCACGGCCACCGCGATCACCTCCTCGGCCTCTGAATCCGCCACCTCTGCCTCTAAATCCGCCGCGATCGCCGCCACCTCTACCGCCACCGAAACCACCGCGATCACCTCCACCTCTACCGAATCCGCCTCGGCCGCCTCTACCGCCACCGAACCCGCCCCGTCCGCGACCACCGCCGTTTTGTTTTTCAACGTTGTTACTCGATCCTTCATCCTCGTCGTCCTAGAACACAAAAGAGAAACAACAGGTCAATCAATGTGTCTGTGaaagtacattttttaaaaacattaataataattattgataaacaaatatattaattagaaTTGAGAAAAAGCATTCATCGCTGCATGGAATATTTTCTGTAACAATCagtctacaaattattttttacaactttCACGGGGCAGTGAGTGACCTGTATTTCTCATTGcatcttttgaattttatcttGATTTTTACCTTTgcttcaaatgaattgttagcCAACTGTGGACTTAACTCGATCTCATCATCCTTGACTCGTCGGAAAGGTACATTTTTTCGTGACTAAAGGGTAAAGTAGGTTCATTAATGAATGATCAATGCTTTCTCacaaatcttattttttttttttccctaaagattattaaaaaaatatggtcctgaagttagcagacaattaacaattttctgatttttttttcaacaccttaataaaaaaaaaaaaactcaaatatgcacatgtagaaaattaaaaaaactacaagtgcaattttttgaaatattttttttttctttaaatttatcgtttttaaaaaaattcaaaaattattagatgccgactgatttcagtatcatagaaaaataatgtcaAGTTACCTTTTCTGCACTTGCATCGCCGCTGGCTTTTACAAAGTTGCTGTAATTAGCTTTCTTGGCTGGCGTTGCTACACCATTTTGTTGTTCGTTCTTTGAATCATCGTGTTTTCTTTTCTCAGCTTTGCCAGTTACTTTTAGCTTAGCCTGTGGTTTTTCTTCTTCATCAGACTCTTCTTCGGAACTAGACTCTTCCTTTTCAACTTGTGTTTTAGCTACAGGAGTTTTAGCAGGTGCTTTTTTGGGTTTTTCTTCTTCGGAGGAGGAATCATCGCTTGATGATTCAGCTGGTTTAGTTTGTTTCGCCGGTGTTGGTGTCTTAGGTGTTGGTTTTGCTACTGCTGGTTTAGCAGGTTCTTCATCAGAGCTATCAGAATCTTCACTTGACGATTTAGCAGCTTTCTTTGCAACGGGCGTTGTTGCTTTAGGTGCAGGTTTAGTTTCTTCTTCAGAAGAATCTGAGTCGCTAGAAGAGTCAGCAGCTTTCGCCGGGGTTGCTTTAGCTGGAGTTGCTTTGGCTACTGGTTTTTTCGGGGATTTTTCTTCTTCCTCACTGCTGTCGTCACTGCTATCAGATTCTTCCTTTTTGTTTGCAGCAGCTTTCTTTTGTTGAACAGCTGCAACTGGTTTAGCTGGTACTGCTTTCTTTGCCGGTGGCTCATCATCGTCATCACTGCTGCTTTCTTCACTCGACGACGCTTTCTTTGCTGGAGTCTTCGCTGGTGTTGTTGGTTTACTTACCGCTGCCTTAGCAGCTGGTTTCTCGTCTTCTGAGGAATCATCAGAGTCATCACTTGATTCTTCCTTCTTGGGAGTAGCTTTCGGTGTAACTTGTGCAGCAGGTTTACGTGCGACAGTTTTCACCGGCGCCTCATCTTCACTGCTGTCTTCATCAGAACTCGATTCTTTTTTCGCTGGAGTTTTTGCTGCTGGTGTTGGTTTTGCGGCGACtgcttttgtctttgattcattatcatcatctgAAGATGAATCATCACTTGAAGACTCTGCTTTTTTAGCTGGAGCGGCTTTAGCTGGGGTGGCTTTAGCAGGAGTAGCCTTTGCAACAGCTGGTTTAGCTTTTTCATCCTCTGAAGATGAATCATCTTCTGAGCTTGATTCTTTTTTCGCAACAGTTTTAGCCTGAGCAACTGCTGGCGTTACTTTTTTGGCTTGAGGTTTTTCATCTTCTGAACTATCAT encodes the following:
- the LOC130675953 gene encoding uncharacterized protein LOC130675953, translated to MFSYLTVRSVLRFFLFALVCGSYTHATKKCTAGGLDLKYVRGDALVDSTDCIGPNDVPYPSAAIEKSLKTSWGGNSRTGRAYHQNRVVDPELTRQKLLHNYKLSHGDYTVSSVRNGRSFSSKETCGSPGRLCKTRYNTTAPMYGVSLTSGQPVTIVQKFPDLLQQVVFEVCESKECDVVHGECTQTYVPYLFLVIPLGPVTLTGQDYVLVESGCVCKPRSSLTGNSEAPLVPNL
- the LOC130675956 gene encoding nucleolar protein dao-5 isoform X2, producing MASTDDLVISSLVYNYLLKKDPGIAKVFQTKTHANPLPKGSPGIEEIFKHYQKSSPKKINVKATGKPAKSDSSSDSEEDEAEKKKPLVNGKAKVQTNNKQAAESSSEDSSSEEEAPKPSPVKKPVAAAKATPAKAAPKKAESSSSDDSSEDEKPQAKKVTPAVAQAKTVAKKESSSEDDSSSEDEKAKPAVAKATPAKATPAKAAPAKKAESSSDDSSSDDDNESKTKAVAAKPTPAAKTPAKKESSSDEDSSEDEAPVKTVARKPAAQVTPKATPKKEESSDDSDDSSEDEKPAAKAAVSKPTTPAKTPAKKASSSEESSSDDDDEPPAKKAVPAKPVAAVQQKKAAANKKEESDSSDDSSEEEEKSPKKPVAKATPAKATPAKAADSSSDSDSSEEETKPAPKATTPVAKKAAKSSSEDSDSSDEEPAKPAVAKPTPKTPTPAKQTKPAESSSDDSSSEEEKPKKAPAKTPVAKTQVEKEESSSEEESDEEEKPQAKLKVTGKAEKRKHDDSKNEQQNGVATPAKKANYSNFVKASGDASAEKSRKNVPFRRVKDDEIELSPQLANNSFEAKRGARGSWGEKANIDLKHTRGKSFRHEKTKKKRGSYRGGQIDMSVNSIKFDD
- the LOC130675956 gene encoding nucleolar protein dao-5 isoform X1 — protein: MASTDDLVISSLVYNYLLKKDPGIAKVFQTKTHANPLPKGSPGIEEIFKHYQKSSPKKINVKATGKPAKSDSSSDSEEDEAEKKKPLVNGKAKVQTNNKQAAESSSEDSSSEEEAPKPSPVKKPVAAAKATPAKAAPKKAESSSSDDSSEDEKPQAKKVTPAVAQAKTVAKKESSSEDDSSSEDEKAKPAVAKATPAKATPAKAAPAKKAESSSDDSSSDDDNESKTKAVAAKPTPAAKTPAKKESSSDEDSSEDEAPVKTVARKPAAQVTPKATPKKEESSDDSDDSSEDEKPAAKAAVSKPTTPAKTPAKKASSSEESSSDDDDEPPAKKAVPAKPVAAVQQKKAAANKKEESDSSDDSSEEEEKSPKKPVAKATPAKATPAKAADSSSDSDSSEEETKPAPKATTPVAKKAAKSSSEDSDSSDEEPAKPAVAKPTPKTPTPAKQTKPAESSSDDSSSEEEKPKKAPAKTPVAKTQVEKEESSSEEESDEEEKPQAKLKVTGKAEKRKHDDSKNEQQNGVATPAKKANYSNFVKASGDASAEKDDEDEGSSNNVEKQNGGGRGRGGFGGGRGGRGGFGRGGGDRGGFGGGRGGGDRGGFRGRGGGFRGRGGDRGGRGGDRGGRGGRGGFDNNRRSWDNKEGGGFRKSFGDGDRRGGGNFRGGQRNSFGGENNKSFDSAPAQNKKITFDD